Proteins from a genomic interval of Coccinella septempunctata chromosome 2, icCocSept1.1, whole genome shotgun sequence:
- the LOC123308537 gene encoding zinc finger protein 64-like isoform X2 → MDIGESSIRIEKEVNFTNDEVKIEEKLGIIEIAEQFIDTKGVHGRDEYIIKSEESDSDNLITLTNTGQSSPASFAKDEVLDIVINNSDLSHLEQYESHKNNIGGYPPGEENYLEKHEQYDLTSSSIDCKKVKIESLHLNIKKHDCHMCDYSTNFKNNLALHLKSVHLNIKNHKCDLCDFASNQKNKLDVHLKAVHLKIKDHMCHLCEYAASEKHILDIHIKCVHLNIKDHKCHLCEYVASRKHLLQRHINSVHLNIKKHKCHLCDYAANMKHKIDVHVKSVHLKIKEYKCIQCVYAGTDKHKLDQHVKSVHLKIKDHQCHLCDYVSNRKCNLQRHIDFIHLNIKKYKCHLCEYGAKEKRHLEIHVKSVHLKIKDHKCHLCEYDTNRKDSLQRHIDSVHSNTKKHFTEVKSEL, encoded by the exons ATGGATATCGGTGAATCTAGTATTAGAATTGAAAAAGAGGTTAATTTTACCAATGATGA GGTGAAGATAGAGGAAAAATTAGGAATTATAGAAATTGCTGAACAATTTATTGATACAAAAGGGGTTCATGGAAGAGATGAATATATAATCAAGAGCGAAGAAAGTGACTCAGATAATTTAATTACACTGACCAATACAGGTCAATCATCACCTGCTTCTTTTGCGAAAGACGAAGTGTTAGATATAGTGATAAATAATTCTGATCTATCTCACTTAGAGCAATATGAGTCTCATAAAAATAACATTGGTGGTTATCCTCCAGGTGAAGAGAATTATCTAGAAAAACATGAACAATATGATCTCACTTCTAGTTCGATAGATTGCAAGAAAGTAAAGATAGAATCTCTCCATttgaatatcaagaaacacgatTGTCATATGTGCGATTATAGTACAAATTTCAAGAATAACCTTGCGTTACATTTGAAATCTGTACATTTGAATATTAAGAACCACAAGTGTGACTTATGTGACTTTGCTTCGAACCAGAAAAACAAACTTGATGTACATCTAAAAGCGGTTCACTTGAAAATAAAGGATCACATGTGTCACTTATGCGAATATGCTGCTAGTGAGAAACACATACTCGACATACACATCAAGTgtgttcatttgaatatcaaggatcacaagtgtcatctatgcGAGTATGTTGCAAGCAGAAAACATTTGCTCCAAAGGCATATCAACTCCGTTCACTTGAACATCAAGAAGCACAAGTGCCACTTATGCGACTATGCTGCAAATATGAAACATAAAATCGACGTACACGTCAAATCtgtccatttgaaaattaaggaataCAAGTGCATCCAGTGCGTGTACGCCGGAACTGATAAACACAAACTTGACCAGCATGTGAAATCTGTTCATCTGAAAATCAAGGATCACCAGTGTCATCTATGCGACTACGTTTCGAATAGGAAATGTAACCTCCAACGGCACATCGACTTCATTCATTTGAACATCAAGAAGTACAAGTGTCACTTGTGTGAGTACGGAGCGAAAGAGAAAAGACACCTCGAAATACACGTAAAATCCGTTCATTTGAAGATCAAGGATCACAAGTGTCATTTATGCGAATATGATACGAATAGAAAAGATAGCCTTCAAAGGCATATTGATTCGGTTCATTCGAATACCAAGAAACACTTTACGGAGGTTAAAAGTGAACTGTAA
- the LOC123308537 gene encoding zinc finger protein 64-like isoform X3 has protein sequence MKVKIEEKLGIIEIAEQFIDTKGVHGRDEYIIKSEESDSDNLITLTNTGQSSPASFAKDEVLDIVINNSDLSHLEQYESHKNNIGGYPPGEENYLEKHEQYDLTSSSIDCKKVKIESLHLNIKKHDCHMCDYSTNFKNNLALHLKSVHLNIKNHKCDLCDFASNQKNKLDVHLKAVHLKIKDHMCHLCEYAASEKHILDIHIKCVHLNIKDHKCHLCEYVASRKHLLQRHINSVHLNIKKHKCHLCDYAANMKHKIDVHVKSVHLKIKEYKCIQCVYAGTDKHKLDQHVKSVHLKIKDHQCHLCDYVSNRKCNLQRHIDFIHLNIKKYKCHLCEYGAKEKRHLEIHVKSVHLKIKDHKCHLCEYDTNRKDSLQRHIDSVHSNTKKHFTEVKSEL, from the coding sequence GGTGAAGATAGAGGAAAAATTAGGAATTATAGAAATTGCTGAACAATTTATTGATACAAAAGGGGTTCATGGAAGAGATGAATATATAATCAAGAGCGAAGAAAGTGACTCAGATAATTTAATTACACTGACCAATACAGGTCAATCATCACCTGCTTCTTTTGCGAAAGACGAAGTGTTAGATATAGTGATAAATAATTCTGATCTATCTCACTTAGAGCAATATGAGTCTCATAAAAATAACATTGGTGGTTATCCTCCAGGTGAAGAGAATTATCTAGAAAAACATGAACAATATGATCTCACTTCTAGTTCGATAGATTGCAAGAAAGTAAAGATAGAATCTCTCCATttgaatatcaagaaacacgatTGTCATATGTGCGATTATAGTACAAATTTCAAGAATAACCTTGCGTTACATTTGAAATCTGTACATTTGAATATTAAGAACCACAAGTGTGACTTATGTGACTTTGCTTCGAACCAGAAAAACAAACTTGATGTACATCTAAAAGCGGTTCACTTGAAAATAAAGGATCACATGTGTCACTTATGCGAATATGCTGCTAGTGAGAAACACATACTCGACATACACATCAAGTgtgttcatttgaatatcaaggatcacaagtgtcatctatgcGAGTATGTTGCAAGCAGAAAACATTTGCTCCAAAGGCATATCAACTCCGTTCACTTGAACATCAAGAAGCACAAGTGCCACTTATGCGACTATGCTGCAAATATGAAACATAAAATCGACGTACACGTCAAATCtgtccatttgaaaattaaggaataCAAGTGCATCCAGTGCGTGTACGCCGGAACTGATAAACACAAACTTGACCAGCATGTGAAATCTGTTCATCTGAAAATCAAGGATCACCAGTGTCATCTATGCGACTACGTTTCGAATAGGAAATGTAACCTCCAACGGCACATCGACTTCATTCATTTGAACATCAAGAAGTACAAGTGTCACTTGTGTGAGTACGGAGCGAAAGAGAAAAGACACCTCGAAATACACGTAAAATCCGTTCATTTGAAGATCAAGGATCACAAGTGTCATTTATGCGAATATGATACGAATAGAAAAGATAGCCTTCAAAGGCATATTGATTCGGTTCATTCGAATACCAAGAAACACTTTACGGAGGTTAAAAGTGAACTGTAA